TCTGTCCCCCTTTCGAGTAACCATTTTTTCAAGACCTGCTAATGAAGCTAAAAAATCCAATCACTACAGGAATTGCTCTTCCCAAAGCATTTTCTATTGATTTGGCTACATTTTCCGCTGGCAATAGCTTTTGATACTATCGGTAAATGGTTTTATCAGCTCCATTTTTATAAAGATAAAAACTTTTGAGAAAATCTTGGATAATAAAAATGCCACACAAAAGGATTCGTGCGGCAGCAGGGGAAACTTCCAGTAGAAGTTTCGCTTTAAATGTTTTTTAATTACTTATCTTTCGAATACTATTGTAAATAAAGGTTATTCAAAATATTGCTAGGAACTTTATACAATGATGTAGGCCATTGATAATCGTCATTATAATTGATTTTTACATTTTCGGGTGCAGCCGTTTGAATTCTTTCTATTTCCATCATATCTCGCATGTATATATAACATTCTGAGACTAAATTGTGAAAAAATGCAGTATCAAAATAAGTAATTGACTCATTGGCTTCCAATAATAAAAGTTCAAGGTTTGTCAGATTATCCAATTTCTCAACTTTTGTTATTTTATTGCTATTAAGACTCAACCATTTTAAATTGGTTAAATTATCCAATCCTTCTATTTTTGAAATTTCGTTCAAATATAAATCCAAAACTTCCAATTTGGTTAAGCTTTCCAAACCTTCAATACGCTTTATACGCCATGTAGAAATAAAAAGCTCTTTAAGATTTTTCGAAGCTTGTAATCCTTCAATTTTTTCTACTAAAGTACCATCCAGATTAAGACTTTCCAAATTAGGAAATCGCTCCAAATGCGTAATCTTTTTCAAATTAGTGCCCTTTAAATTCAGTACACGGATATTTTCATTTGCACAGATGTTCTCAATACTATTAATACAGCTGTTAGACACATCTAAATGATATAGTGATTTTAAACTTTCCAAGCCTTTAATCTCATCAAGATGATCACTTCCACCAATAAACAACATCTCTAAATTATTAAGAGTGCCGAGTGATGATGTATCCGTAAGATTTGTTCCTCTTAAATCAAGCTTTTTTAGCTTTTTCAAATAACTTAAATGTTCAAGTGTGGAACCATATAAATTATTTTGCCTTAAGCTCAAAATTTCCAATCGAGTAAATGATTTTAATGTTACTAAAGTTCTGATATTGCAATCTAAAACTCCCAGATTAACCAAACTGTGTGCGACAGGCAATAAAACATAAAGATCTTTTAAATCAATCTTATCTAAATAAAGCGTTGTAATATTTCCATCATTATCAACATCATAATAATTTCTCCAGATATGTTTATTGGAATAGATAATTTGAGTGTTAAATTCTTTTTCTAATTTTTTTATAAAATCTGTCATGGTTTTAGTTTAAATCTTCAAATCGGTCATCATTATTATCGACTTCAGGATTTGGTTTTAAATCTCAGGCTAATTTATTGTTTTAAATATTCTAGAAAAAAATTCTCCGGTGTTTGTTTTGTTACTTCTCTGTTTGAAAGATAAACTTTTAATAAAAAGCGAAACTTCAAATTGAGGTTTCGCTTTAAAAGCTTTTTACTTAGCTTTATACTTTTCTATAAGATTAAATATTTTCTTTTTCAATTCTTCATCAATATCTTTTGGAATATTTTCAATAGTTAAATAACCCTCTCCATCATTTACATAAGGATCTGCTTTATACTTCAGCAATAATTCTATCATCTCCAGATTTCCAAAATAAAATGCCAATCCTAAAGGTGTTTTCGCCTGAAAAGACCCAGATTTATTGATAAGATCTTTATTTGCATAAGCTAATAATAATTTCATCAGCTCAACATTCTGATTTAAAGAAGTTTTTGTGAGTGGTGTCTCACGTTCTTCCCCTACAATATCTATTTTAGCTCCTTTTTCCAAAATCAACTTTAGAACTTTTGGTTTATTTAAATATATTGTCTGAAAGACGGGAGCATTATAAGCTTCATGAAAATAATTTACGTCTGCTCCATTTTCTATTAAAACCTCTATCATTGTTACATAAGTATCCTCGTCTTCATCTTCAATCTCATCTATGATATATTGTATTAAACTCTCTTTATAATAAGGACCGCCAATTATAGTCTTTGCATCACCACCATTATTTATCCATTCTTTTAAAGCATCAATATTTTTACTTGATATTATGTTTATGATGTATTCATTGTTTTTCATATATTTATTTTTAACGATTAAGAGCCTTCCACTTCCGCTCCTAAAACTAACCTTGATTCAATAAGGTTTTAGCTTTTGTAATCATAACTCATCAAGTATGTTTTTTATAAAGATAAAAAACTTATTGAGAAATCTTGGATAGTAAAAATGCCAAACGAAGGGATTCATGCGGCAGCAGGGGAACATCTCCTGAAAACAATATTTTAGTAAATCTGTTTCATAAAATCTGAATCATAGCTTTCTCAATATTTTCCATAGCTTCATTTATTTTTATTCTTTTTCTTTGACTTTTAAATTGCTAATTTTCTGGAAACTCATTTTTCAAATAATTTCAAACAGGTTTATAGTTAGTACTTTACCCTGTGACTTCCGGATTCTATAGTTTGTGCGCTTGCAAAGGAAAGGGTGAAGAGAAAGGAGCAAATGAATAGTGTTTTTTTCATGGGATAGATTTTTGATGGTTAGTTCAATTATATGAAGTAAAATTACATGGCAAACTTCTCTAATTTGTAAATTATCAGGTTCTGTTAAATCAACAAAGACCCGCAAATATTTTTTTACTATTGCTGAATTTTCATGACAATACTCTATTTTATTAAAAAATAATTAATACTTTACAATAAACATTTTATAAAAATAAAGTATTTTTTTCTATTCCTCTTTAAAAGCTTTCATTGCTTCATCTAAATCATAAAACATTTTTGAGTTCTTTATAAAACCATACGTAGTATCCGTATCCTTATTTATAATATAGCTTACTTTAGACGGGTTATTATCAAAATCTTTATAAGTAGGAATAAAATCCATTAAATACTTGTCTAAGTATTGATACTTAAAATTTGTAATATCAATTATTATATGCTCTACCCCTGAAAACCTTAAAAATTTATTTAGACTGGCATAAAGTCTTTTAGTTTCTAATATATCATCATCAAGATCGTTGGTGGATCCTGGATATGTTCCTATTATTTTAAAATAGCCTAATTCATTTTTTTTGTCGAGTTTAATTTCAAAAGAAAAAAAATGGACATGATCTAGTGCCTTAATAAATTTAGGTTTATTATATCTATCATCATATATTCTTGTTTTTCCATCGTAATATGTTTTTTTAAATAATTCAGAACAATAGTTTATAGCATTTAATTTTGTGTCAAAAACGTTATTTTCTTCAATTATAAAATTCCCTTTTATAAAAATAAATCTATCTTTATAGATATGTTTTAATTCAAAAGGTTGATTTGTATTATTTTGTAGGTCAGAAAAATTAATTATCCTATAATAAGTATTATCATAAAACTCTTCATTAAGATAAAATTTTAATAACTCTAATTCCTTAATGGAATCAATTCTCCCAATAATATTTATTATCGGAATGTAGCTATCACTTTTTGTTAGTTTCCAGTAAATAGTATGAATAGTAAAGTTTGTTTTTGGTGCTATGTATGTTTCTAATTTCATATTTTAAAATATTATTTCTTTACCTGTTAATGCATTTTCTGATAAAATTCGCACAGTACTTTTTCTACCAAGTTGGTTTTTAGTCTCTTTTGCAAATATTTCCTCTAAAATTTTTAGATAACCTGGATCTATTTTCATTAAATCTTCTTCTTTTAAAGATTTTGTCACATTATTAATTTTCTCAAATAAATTATGCTTTGTAATAAATTTACTATCTATGAAGTTGTTTGAACTTTTAATTTTTTGATTAGTCTTAAGGAAAACGCCAAAAAGTGCAGATTCTTCCAAGTAATATCCAGCGTTTCAAATCTTATCAACAAAGACTTGAAGCCATCTAACCAGGCATTTGCCTGCTCTATTTTAAATCTGCTTTTGTACAATTTTTCATCAAAATAGTAATCATTATTTCCTGTTTTTCCATTTCGGGGATTAGTTTTGATGTTACCCATTATTTCCTCCATTTCTAATTTCTGTCTTAAATTTTCAATGTCAAATCCCGAATCTGCATTCAAAAAAAGACCCTTATGAGAAATTTCCGCTTCGGATAAAATTTCAATAATCTCGCCCATAACATCTTCTATTTCATATAAATCATGATGATTTCCGCTTCTGGGATTTCCCATCGAAATCATTTGACCACGATTGTCGCAAAGGAAAATTATATTGCTGGTTTTCGCCGATTTTCTGCTTTGATATCCTGTTGATTCTCCGCCCATTCTACATCGGGTTTGGCTCCCGTCAAGCTGAGTACACGACATATCCAACATCCTCTTGTTACGATTCAAAAGATGAATCCAAATATTCCTGAAGCTGCCATCCTTGCTCCATTTATTAAAAAATAATACACATTTTGCCAGCTTATTTTTTCTTCCCCGAAATAGTCCTTTAACGAAATTTCCCGCCATTGGCAACCAGTTTTCAGCCGTTTTATAATGGTCTGAATTATTTTTACCAAGTCAAACTTCGTAGAAAATCCTCTTTTCCCTTTGCTTAAATGGGGTAAAATCCATTTCTCTATTTTATCTTTGCTAATGAGTTCCAGATTATTAGTCTTTTAAATTGCAATCCAAAATTGCTAATTTTCTCGGAACTTTTTTTCCAAAATAAGTTTAAACAACTTCTATTTCAAATTTTTCAAATATTCAAAATTTTCTAAATCTTCGGTATATCCGACTTTTAATAAATCTTCTTTTATACTTTTTAAAAGCTTACTCCATTCACTAATAAAATAATCAAAATCAATTTCAATATCTAAATCTAATTTTCTAATTTCTTCATTTGCTAAATACATATCATTATTTTTTATACTAGCTACAAAAAATTGGGGTTTTATTTTTATTGTCCTTTCTTCAACTTTGAAATTCCAATATGCCGTGAATGTACTAGATAAAAAACCTGACTTAAATAGAGAATTATTATTAATTAGTTCTTCTAACATATCAATAATATCATTGTAAATAGTACTAATATCTCCTCTTTTATCCAATTCTATTTGATAACCTTTCCAATGAATAAATACGTCCGATTTATAATCAGGATAAGTTGACCAAATTGCTTCACTGACAGATGCATCTTCTATATCTATTACTCCTAATTCTATTGTTTTATTAAATTCTATTTTAAACATAATTTTTATAATTTATTTCTAGAAAGGTCACCTGCTGAATTACTATCAATTGGGAAACCGTGAAATGTATTACCTTTTTTATTTTTTCTTATTCTTATTCTTATTCTTATTCTATCTGGTTTTGATTCAGAGCCATCTCTATATACGACAGTAATAGTGTGTTATTTTGAAATTTCTCAGTTTGAGAGCTTAAAGATAATCCTTTAATAAAAAAGCGAAACTTCTATTGGAAGTTTCGCTTTAAAAGCTTTTTAATTTATTTTTTGGATACTATTTAAACAAAGATCATTCAAAAATGCCTGTAGGGTGGCGATACAATGTTGTAAAATAAGGATAATCATTGTCAAAATTAATCTTAACATTATTAGGCGCTGCGGCTTGAACCGCCTTAACATCATGTATATCATGTATATAAATATGACATTCTGAAATTAAATTATGAAAAAATGAAGTATCAAAATAGGTAACAGTAGTATGAGTCTCCAGCAATAAAATTTCAAGATTTATAAGATTGTCCAAATTCTCAACTCTGGTTATTTGATTTTCATTAAGGCTCAATCGTTTCAAATTGGTTAAATTATCCAATCCTTCAATTTTTGATATTTTATTAAAATTTAAATCTAGAACTTCCAAGCCCGTCAAGCTTTCCAAGCCCTCAATACGTTTTATACGATATGTAGAAATTAAAAACTCTTTAAGATTTTTTAATGTATCCATTCCTTCGATTTTTTCGACTAAAGTACTTTCTAGATTGAGGCTTTGTAAATTAGGAAATTGTTCTAAATGTGTTATCTTTTTTATTTTAGTTCCTTCTAAATTTAATGATTGAATATTTTCATTTACTCTAACCTTCTCAATACTATCAATTCTGCTATAAGATGTATCTAAATGGTGTAAGGATTTTAAACCTTCCAAACCATTCACTTCATAAAGGCGGCTACTACTACCAATATACAATTCCTCCAAATGAGTAAGACTTTCAAGTGGTGATGTATCCTGAATGTTTGTTCCACATAAGTCCAATCTTTTAAGTCTTTTTAGATGGCTTAAATGACTCAATGTGGATCCGTGCAAACTATTAAGTCTCAAGCTTAATGATTCTAAACGGCTAAACGACTTTAAAGCTCCTATGGTTTTGATATTGCATTTTACAACAGCAAGATTAACCAAACTGTCTGCTATAGGTAGGAGTACATCAAGTTTTTTTAGATCAATATCATCTAGATACAATGTTATGATATTGCCATCTTTATCTACATCATAATAATTTTCCCAGATGTGGTCTTTGGAATAGATAATTTGAGTGTTAAATTCTTCTTCTAATTTTTTATAAAATCTGTCATATTCTTATCTTCTTTTCAACAAGAAAATTAGGTTTCTATTTTTCAAGTACAATCAAATTTCGGTTATATAGCATAACATAGTTTTTGTGAATTATCCTGTAATAGCCAAAATTAAAAAAACTCCTCAAGACCAAGAGTCAATTGCGGAGTCTGTTACTTTATTTTTTATTTACCAATTTCTACTATCAATTTCAAATGATTTTTTTTCAATGATTTTTTTTATAGACTCTAAATCTTCAGTCAAGTCTAAATTACTAATGTTGCCAACAACAATCTCATAATTTAAAAATTTTATTATTTTAAAAATCATATTATTAAACTTTTTTGAAATACTATCATCCAAGAGAAATGAATCAATAGCCGTGATATCAATCCCTTCTATATGTACACCATCCCATGAAAGATAGTTAATACTAAAAATAAACTCAATATCTGCATGAGAATATTCAAGTATTCCAAGTCCTTTCCATTGAGATAATAAATTAATAATTTCAAAATCGCTAATATCTTCTGTAAGCTCAATAGGAGATGGTTCTATATCATTTTTTTTATTATTATAAACCAAAAAACTATTCTCTTTTTCTATTAATATGCCTAAGCTTTTCAATTGTTCATGAAAAAGAAATAAAAAATTTTTAGTATCTTTTCTTTCATCTAATAATATTAAAGTTGTATTATAACTTGCCATTTTATTTATTTTTAATTTTTACCATATCTAATTTCAGTAACTCCTTTTTCTAATAACCATTTTACTAATTTGTCATTAACCTTAGGTTCACTAAATTGATAAATAAATTTACTTGGAGGCATAACTCTATCTCCTTTCTCGTCAAAAAATTTCATTGAGCCTTTAAAGAAACCTATATATCTTGAAAATTGTGTAAAAGCTCTTCCTGACAATTTTTCATCATTTAAAAGTACCCCACTTTTAACCTCAATCATTTCATCATTACTAACTAAATCAATTGCTGTGATTAATTGCTTTTTCGAATTGAATAGTTTTTTCTCCAAAACAATATTCTCTTGACCGCTTTCTAAAGCATCTAATGCAGTTCTAGCTTCCGCAATATAATTAAATTTATCGTCACTTGATGCCCTATTCATTTTGTCAATCACCTCTTGTCCACCAGGGAGCTTAACCACAATTGCTATTTCAGCATTAGTTAATTCTGGTGAATTTTTTTTAAAGTCAACTACAGTCCTATTTCCATCTAAATAAGGGTTCACTTCACCATGGATATGAACAATTGCTTTATCTTTTTCAACTTTATCTGTAACAATTTTAAGTTCTTTTAACTCATAAGTTTGCTTTATGGTTTTTAAGCGATTTTCTCCTTCCTTTGCGGTTAAATTATGATCATTTAACAGTTGCGTACCTTCTTTTACCCCTTCATCTAAATCCCTTTTCTTTTCTTCAGTACTGCGTAGATCTTCTCCTTTTTTCTCCTTCTTATCTTTCTTACCACTAACTCCAATCTTCCCAAGCAATCCTTTAGCCTTCCCTTTCACAAAGTTCCAGAACTTGACAATCGCATTTTCAATACGCTGGCGTATTTTTCGGATAACGCCCAGTACTTTATCTGCCAATCCGCCAATTCCCAATAACGAGGCTAAAAAGCCAATCAGTACAGGAATTGCTCTTCCCAAAGCATTTTCTATTGATTTGGCTACATTTTCCGCTGGCAATAGCTTTTGATACTATCGGTAAATGGTTTTATCAGCTCCATTTTTATAAAGATAAAAACTTTTGAGAAAATCTTGGATAATAAAAATGCCACACGAAGGGATTCGTGCGGCAGCAGGGGAAACTTCCAGTAGAAGTTTCGCTTTAAATGCTTTTTAATTATTTATCTTTCGAATACTATTGTAAATAAAGGTTATTCAAAAATACCTCTGGGACCACTATACAATGATGTAGGCCAACGATAATCATCGTCATAATTAATTTTAACATTTTCGGGTGCAATAGCTTGAATCTTTTCAATATCCTTTTCGCTACGCATGTATATATAACAGTCTGAAACTAAATTATTGAAAAACATTGTATCAAAATAAGTAATTGGTTTATTGGCTTCCAGTAACAAAAGTTCAAGATTTATCAGATTATCCAAATTCTCAACTTTAGTTATATGATTTTCATTAAGATTCAACCGTTTTAAATGGGTTAAATTATCTAATCCTTCTATTTTTGAAATTTCGTTCAAATTTAAATCCAAAACCTCCAATTTGGATAAATTTTCCAAGCCTTCGATGCGCTTTATCCTCCAAGTAGAAATAAAAAGTCTTTTAAGATTTTTAGAATTTTCTAATCCTTCAATTTTTTCTATCGAAGTACAATCTACATTAAAGCTTTCCAAATTAGGAAATCGCTCCAGATGTGTTATATTTTTTATTTTAGTTCCTTCTAATTTTAATGAACGAATATTTTCATTTGCGCAGATGTTCTCAATATTATTAATTCTACAATAAGACGCATCTAAATGATATAAAGATTTTAAACCTTCCAAGCCTTTTACTTCATAGAGACGGTCACTACCACCAATGAATAACATCTCCAAATTCGTAAGGCTACTAACATGTGAAGTATCTTTAAGATTTGTACCTCTTAAATCCAGTTTTTTTAGATTTTTCAAATGTCTTAAATGTCCCATTGTGGAGCTATGTAAATTATTCAGACGCAAGCTTAATGCTTCTAAGCGGGTAAACGATTTTAATCCTCTTAAGGTTTTAATTTTACAATCGATAACAGCTAGATTAACCAAACTTTCCGCTATGGGCAATAATACATCAAGTTTATTTAAATCAACATAACGTAAAAATAATGTTATAATCTTTCCATCTTTATCCACATCATAATAATTTTCCCAGATGTGGTCTTTGGAATAGATAATTTGAGTATTAAATTCTTCTTCTAATTTTTTTATAAAATCTGTCATGGTTTGTATTTCTGCCTTTTTTTAAATCTTCAAATCATTAATTGATATTTTAAAGTTTCCAGTTTAAAAACTTAAAGATAATCCTTTAATAAAAAAGCGAAACTTCTAGTAGAAGTTTCGCTTTTTTATTAAACTTTTCAAATATCCCTATTTTTTATTTTATTTTTCTAAAAGTTATAGATATCCTTCTTTCTCGAGGAATTATAGTATTTAACCACTTATCATTTTTTACTGCT
This genomic window from Chryseobacterium sp. MEBOG06 contains:
- a CDS encoding leucine-rich repeat domain-containing protein — protein: MTDFIKKLEKEFNTQIIYSNKHIWRNYYDVDNDGNITTLYLDKIDLKDLYVLLPVAHSLVNLGVLDCNIRTLVTLKSFTRLEILSLRQNNLYGSTLEHLSYLKKLKKLDLRGTNLTDTSSLGTLNNLEMLFIGGSDHLDEIKGLESLKSLYHLDVSNSCINSIENICANENIRVLNLKGTNLKKITHLERFPNLESLNLDGTLVEKIEGLQASKNLKELFISTWRIKRIEGLESLTKLEVLDLYLNEISKIEGLDNLTNLKWLSLNSNKITKVEKLDNLTNLELLLLEANESITYFDTAFFHNLVSECYIYMRDMMEIERIQTAAPENVKINYNDDYQWPTSLYKVPSNILNNLYLQ
- a CDS encoding transposase, producing MSCTQLDGSQTRCRMGGESTGYQSRKSAKTSNIIFLCDNRGQMISMGNPRSGNHHDLYEIEDVMGEIIEILSEAEISHKGLFLNADSGFDIENLRQKLEMEEIMGNIKTNPRNGKTGNNDYYFDEKLYKSRFKIEQANAWLDGFKSLLIRFETLDITWKNLHFLAFSLRLIKKLKVQTTS
- a CDS encoding leucine-rich repeat domain-containing protein yields the protein MYLDDIDLKKLDVLLPIADSLVNLAVVKCNIKTIGALKSFSRLESLSLRLNSLHGSTLSHLSHLKRLKRLDLCGTNIQDTSPLESLTHLEELYIGSSSRLYEVNGLEGLKSLHHLDTSYSRIDSIEKVRVNENIQSLNLEGTKIKKITHLEQFPNLQSLNLESTLVEKIEGMDTLKNLKEFLISTYRIKRIEGLESLTGLEVLDLNFNKISKIEGLDNLTNLKRLSLNENQITRVENLDNLINLEILLLETHTTVTYFDTSFFHNLISECHIYIHDIHDVKAVQAAAPNNVKINFDNDYPYFTTLYRHPTGIFE
- a CDS encoding ankyrin repeat domain-containing protein, with protein sequence MKNNEYIINIISSKNIDALKEWINNGGDAKTIIGGPYYKESLIQYIIDEIEDEDEDTYVTMIEVLIENGADVNYFHEAYNAPVFQTIYLNKPKVLKLILEKGAKIDIVGEERETPLTKTSLNQNVELMKLLLAYANKDLINKSGSFQAKTPLGLAFYFGNLEMIELLLKYKADPYVNDGEGYLTIENIPKDIDEELKKKIFNLIEKYKAK
- a CDS encoding leucine-rich repeat domain-containing protein, with the protein product MTDFIKKLEEEFNTQIIYSKDHIWENYYDVDKDGKIITLFLRYVDLNKLDVLLPIAESLVNLAVIDCKIKTLRGLKSFTRLEALSLRLNNLHSSTMGHLRHLKNLKKLDLRGTNLKDTSHVSSLTNLEMLFIGGSDRLYEVKGLEGLKSLYHLDASYCRINNIENICANENIRSLKLEGTKIKNITHLERFPNLESFNVDCTSIEKIEGLENSKNLKRLFISTWRIKRIEGLENLSKLEVLDLNLNEISKIEGLDNLTHLKRLNLNENHITKVENLDNLINLELLLLEANKPITYFDTMFFNNLVSDCYIYMRSEKDIEKIQAIAPENVKINYDDDYRWPTSLYSGPRGIFE